The nucleotide window GGAGGTGGCCCGCGCGCTGAACGCGGCCGGCTACTCGGTCTACGCCGACGACCACCGCGGCCACGGCCAGACCGGGATGCTGCAGCACGGCGGCGACGCCGGCCGGCTCGGCCGGCTCGGCCCCGGTGGACTACGCGCGGCGGTGGCCGCCGTGCACAGATTCACGGACGTGATCCGGCAGGCCGCGGCCCCTCAAGCACAGCAGGGACATCCGCCGGTACCCCTGGTACTGCTCGGCCACAGCTGGGGTTCGTTCATGGCGCAGATGATCATCAACCGGTATCCGCAGGACTATCAGGCCGTCGTGCTCACCGGCACCGCTTACCGCTGGCCCGGCTTCCTCAACAGCGGAGACCTCAATGCCAGGCACAAGCACCTCGGCACGACGGGCGCAGAGTGGCTGAGCCGTGACCCGGCCGTCGCGGCGGCGTTCGTGGCCGACCCGCTCACCACCAGCGTGCCGCTGGCCAAGCTCTTCGGCCTGCGCGATGCCGCCCGCATTCTCGGCCGTCCCGCCAGGCGGCTGCCCCCGACCCTGCCCGTGCTCATCCAGGTCGGCGGCGACGACCCCGTCGGCGGAGAGCGCAGCGCCAGGAAGCTCGTGGACGCCTACACCCGCCGCTCAGGCGTGCGTGATGTGCGCCTGATCGTGTACCCGGGCGCCAGGCACGAGGTCTTCAACGAGACCAACCGCGACGAGGTGCTGGCCGACCTGGTCGGCTGGTTGGACAGCCACCTTCCCGCCTCCGTCCAGGACGGTTCTGTCGACGATTAGGCTGGGCTCCATGCATGGTGAATACAAGGTTCCTGGCGGCAAACTCGTTGTGGTCGATCTCGACGTTGTCGACAACGTCATCACCGATTTCCGCCTGGCCGGTGACTTCTTCCTCGAGCCCGACGATGCCCTCGAAGACATCAACGCCGCGGTGAACGGCCTGGCCGCCGACAGCGACGCCGCCACCATCGCGGGTGTGGTGCGGGCTGCGCTGCCGCCCCAGGCCACCCTGCTCGGCTTCTCGCCGGAGTCGGTGGCCGTGGCCATCCGCCGTTCGCTCGCCCACGCCAGCGGCTGGCGCGACTACGAGTGGCAGCTCATCCACACCAAGGCGGAGCGACCGGTGATGCAGATGGCGCTCGACGAGGTGCTCGCCGTCGAGGTCGGCGAGGGCCGGCGCAAGCCCACGCTGCGCATCTGGGAGTGGAACGAACCTGCCGTCGTGATCGGCAGTTTTCAGTCGCTGAAGAACGAGGTCGACCAGGTCAACGCCGAGAAGCATGGATTCACCGTGGTGCGCCGGGTCTCCGGCGGCGGCGCCATGTTCATGGAGGCCGGCTCGGTGATCACGTACTCGATCTACGCGCCCACCGATCTTGTGCACGGGATGACCTTCGCCGACTCCTACGCGTTCCTCGACGAGTGGGTCATCACAGCGCTCAAGTCGCTCGGCATCGACGCTCACTACCAGCCGCTCAACGACATCACGAGCCCCACCGGCAAGATCGGCGGAGCGGCCCAGAAGCGCCTCGGCAGCGGCGCCGTGCTGCACCACGTCACCATGAGCTACGACATGGACGGCGAGAAGATGGTGCAGGTGCTGCGCATCGGCCGTGAGAAGCTCAGCGACAAGGGCATCACGAGTGCAGCCAAGCGGGTGGACCCGCTGCGCAGCCAGACCGGCCTCAGCCGGGCCGAGATCATCGACCGGATGAAGCAGACCTTCACGAGCCTCTACGGGGCCGTTCCCGGAGAGATCACCGAGGCGGAGTACGCCAAGGCCGCCGATCTCGTGGAGAGCAAGTTCAGCACCGACGAGTGGATCGGCCGCGTTCCCTGACCGCTACCGGCCGCGGCTGAGCAGGTCCTGGTATTCGGCGTGCTGGTCGATCCAGTCGGCGACGAACGGGCAGGCCGCCACCACGGTGAGGCCGGTGCGGATGCGCACGTCGTCAAGCGCCTGCTCGACGAGGATGCCCGCCAGACCGTGCTCCCGCTTGGCGGGGTCCACCTCGGTGTGCGTGAACCGCATCTCCTGGCCCACGATCCGGTAGTCGGCGAGCCCGGCGGGTTCTCCGTCCAGCCACAGGGTGTATCGCGATAGATCGGGTTCGTGCACAACCTCGGCGGCAGCGTCCCCAGCGGCAGAGCCCTCACGTGTCATCTTGTCGATCGTCATCGGATCAGCGTAGGCCGACTGACAGAATGAGGGAATGCCAAACGCGTGGACTCAGTTCTCTCCCAGCCGCGTCATCCAGGCCGACAACCTGGAGATCCTGCCCACGCTGCCCGACGGCGCGTTCACCCTCATCTACCTCGACCCGCCGTTCAACACCGGCCGCACCCAGAAGCGGCAGGCCACCACCTCGGTGCGGAGCACCCTGGCCAGTGGGGCGCACGCCACCGGAACCATCACCGGGTTCAAAGGCCAGCGCTATGAGCGCATCAAGGGTGACCTGCTCGGCTACGACGACCAGTTCGAGGACTACTGGGCCTTTCTCGAGCCCCGGCTGATCGAGGCCTGGCGGCTGCTGGCCGAGGACGGCACGCTCTACCTGCACCTGGACTACCGGGAGGCGCACTACGCCAAGGTGCTCCTCGACGCCCTCTTCGGCCGGGACTGCTTTCTCAACGAGCTCATCTGGGCCTACGACTACGGCGCGAAGTCGAAGAACCGCTGGCCCACCAAGCACGACACGATCCTGGTCTACGTGAAGGATCCGCGAGCGTACTATTTCGATTCCAGCACCGTCGATCGCGAGCCGTACATGGCGCCCGGGCTGGTCACGCCGGAGAAGGTGGCCAAGGGCAAACTGCCCACTGACGTCTGGTGGCACACCATCGTGTCGCCGACGGGCAAGGAGAAGACCGGCTACCCCACCCAGAAGCCCGTCGGCATCCTGCGCCGCATGATCCAGGCATCCAGCCGCGAGGGTGACTGGGTGCTGGACTTCTTCGCCGGCAGCGGCACGACGGGCGCGGTCGCGGCCGCCCTGGGTCGCCGATTCCTGCTGATCGACCAGAATCCGGAGAGCCTCGCCGTGATGCACGAGCGGCTGGGCGCTCTGCCCGACGTCGATTTCGTCGACGACGACCGGGCCACAAGACTGGGAGCATGAGACTCCGCATCTTCACCGAGCCCCAGCAGGGCGCCAGCTACGACGA belongs to Cryobacterium sp. SO2 and includes:
- a CDS encoding alpha/beta fold hydrolase, producing the protein MPTFTDEYGVPIVYYAWPVDHPRAIVQLVHGVGEHALRYREVARALNAAGYSVYADDHRGHGQTGMLQHGGDAGRLGRLGPGGLRAAVAAVHRFTDVIRQAAAPQAQQGHPPVPLVLLGHSWGSFMAQMIINRYPQDYQAVVLTGTAYRWPGFLNSGDLNARHKHLGTTGAEWLSRDPAVAAAFVADPLTTSVPLAKLFGLRDAARILGRPARRLPPTLPVLIQVGGDDPVGGERSARKLVDAYTRRSGVRDVRLIVYPGARHEVFNETNRDEVLADLVGWLDSHLPASVQDGSVDD
- a CDS encoding DNA methyltransferase; its protein translation is MPNAWTQFSPSRVIQADNLEILPTLPDGAFTLIYLDPPFNTGRTQKRQATTSVRSTLASGAHATGTITGFKGQRYERIKGDLLGYDDQFEDYWAFLEPRLIEAWRLLAEDGTLYLHLDYREAHYAKVLLDALFGRDCFLNELIWAYDYGAKSKNRWPTKHDTILVYVKDPRAYYFDSSTVDREPYMAPGLVTPEKVAKGKLPTDVWWHTIVSPTGKEKTGYPTQKPVGILRRMIQASSREGDWVLDFFAGSGTTGAVAAALGRRFLLIDQNPESLAVMHERLGALPDVDFVDDDRATRLGA
- a CDS encoding GNAT family N-acetyltransferase — encoded protein: MTIDKMTREGSAAGDAAAEVVHEPDLSRYTLWLDGEPAGLADYRIVGQEMRFTHTEVDPAKREHGLAGILVEQALDDVRIRTGLTVVAACPFVADWIDQHAEYQDLLSRGR
- a CDS encoding biotin/lipoate A/B protein ligase family protein — protein: MHGEYKVPGGKLVVVDLDVVDNVITDFRLAGDFFLEPDDALEDINAAVNGLAADSDAATIAGVVRAALPPQATLLGFSPESVAVAIRRSLAHASGWRDYEWQLIHTKAERPVMQMALDEVLAVEVGEGRRKPTLRIWEWNEPAVVIGSFQSLKNEVDQVNAEKHGFTVVRRVSGGGAMFMEAGSVITYSIYAPTDLVHGMTFADSYAFLDEWVITALKSLGIDAHYQPLNDITSPTGKIGGAAQKRLGSGAVLHHVTMSYDMDGEKMVQVLRIGREKLSDKGITSAAKRVDPLRSQTGLSRAEIIDRMKQTFTSLYGAVPGEITEAEYAKAADLVESKFSTDEWIGRVP